The following proteins are co-located in the Deltaproteobacteria bacterium genome:
- the atpH gene encoding ATP synthase F1 subunit delta, translated as MASVTAPRRYARALFSIASEDGSVAAVRAELRGLGALLEASPELRDVLLQPLHSAAERRRVLEGVAEKLGASSLLRRFYSYLIDQRRLVAFDQIEAEFVRLADEAAGKKKARVKSAQPLSADQQARLARALSARAGTTVELEVEVDPALVGGLVAQIGDTVYDGSLRTQLTQLRSTLLGS; from the coding sequence ATGGCCTCGGTGACCGCACCGCGCCGCTACGCACGCGCGCTCTTCTCGATCGCGAGCGAGGACGGCTCCGTCGCCGCCGTGCGCGCGGAGCTGCGCGGCCTCGGCGCGCTCCTCGAGGCGAGCCCGGAGCTGCGCGACGTGCTGCTCCAGCCCCTGCACTCCGCCGCCGAGCGCCGCCGCGTGCTCGAGGGTGTCGCGGAGAAGCTCGGCGCGAGCTCGCTCTTGCGCCGCTTCTACTCGTATCTGATCGATCAGCGCCGCCTCGTCGCGTTCGATCAGATCGAGGCCGAGTTCGTGCGCCTCGCCGACGAGGCCGCGGGCAAGAAGAAGGCGCGCGTGAAGAGCGCGCAGCCGCTCAGCGCGGACCAGCAGGCGCGCCTCGCTCGCGCGCTCTCGGCGCGCGCCGGCACGACGGTCGAGCTCGAGGTCGAGGTCGACCCGGCGCTCGTCGGCGGACTCGTCGCGCAGATCGGCGACACGGTTTACGACGGCAGCCTGCGCACGCAGCTCACCCAGCTGCGCAGCACGCTGCTCGGTAGCTAG
- a CDS encoding F0F1 ATP synthase subunit alpha codes for MDLRPGEITDILKREIKDYGRQIDVAETGTVLSIGDGIARVYGLQSAMAGELVSFPGNVSGMVLNLEEDNVGIAVMGEANHVREGDLVRRTGRIVEVPVGMGLLGRVVDALGNPIDGKGPIQSTESRRVELKAPGIVTRKSVTQPLQTGIKAIDAMVPIGRGQRELIIGDRQTGKTTIALDTIINQKGGDVFCIYVAIGQKQSTVAQVVDKLTQFGAMDYTIVVAATASEPAPLQFISPYTGCTMGEWFRDNGKHALIIYDDLTKQAVAYRQLSLLLRRPPGREAYPGDVFYLHSRLLERAAKLNDELGGGSLTALPIIETQANDVSAYIPTNVISITDGQIFLETDLFNSGVRPAINVGISVSRVGGAAQIKAMKKVAGTLKGALAQYREMAAFAQFGSDLDKATQEQLANGERQTEILKQPQHKPLSAIEQVISIFAASPQGGRKSWVRDLAVGDVRRYESEMLAYMRANHAALIEKIRQSAQIGGDDEKALSAALDAFTLVFQPSAKAD; via the coding sequence ATGGATCTTCGTCCCGGCGAAATCACCGACATCCTGAAGCGCGAGATCAAGGACTACGGCCGTCAGATCGACGTCGCCGAGACTGGCACCGTGCTCTCGATCGGCGACGGCATCGCGCGCGTCTACGGCCTCCAGTCCGCGATGGCCGGCGAGCTCGTGTCGTTCCCGGGCAACGTCTCGGGGATGGTGCTGAACCTCGAAGAGGACAACGTCGGCATCGCCGTGATGGGCGAGGCGAACCACGTGCGCGAGGGCGACCTGGTGCGCCGCACGGGCCGCATCGTCGAAGTGCCGGTGGGCATGGGCTTGTTGGGGCGCGTGGTCGACGCGCTCGGCAACCCGATCGACGGCAAGGGCCCGATCCAGTCGACGGAGTCGCGCCGCGTCGAGCTGAAGGCGCCGGGCATCGTGACGCGCAAGAGCGTCACGCAGCCGCTGCAGACGGGCATCAAGGCGATCGACGCGATGGTTCCGATCGGCCGCGGCCAGCGCGAGCTCATCATCGGCGACCGCCAGACGGGCAAGACCACGATCGCCCTCGACACGATCATCAACCAGAAGGGCGGCGATGTCTTCTGCATCTACGTCGCCATCGGCCAGAAGCAGTCGACCGTCGCGCAGGTGGTGGACAAGCTCACGCAGTTCGGCGCGATGGACTACACGATCGTCGTCGCCGCGACGGCGAGCGAGCCGGCGCCACTGCAGTTCATCTCGCCCTACACGGGCTGCACGATGGGCGAGTGGTTCCGCGACAACGGCAAGCACGCGCTGATCATCTACGACGATCTCACGAAGCAGGCCGTCGCCTACCGCCAGCTCTCGCTGTTGTTGCGGCGCCCGCCGGGCCGCGAGGCGTATCCCGGAGACGTCTTCTACCTGCACTCGCGCCTGCTCGAACGCGCGGCGAAGCTGAACGACGAGCTGGGCGGCGGCTCGCTGACGGCGCTGCCGATCATCGAGACGCAGGCCAACGACGTGTCGGCGTACATCCCGACGAACGTCATCTCGATCACGGACGGCCAGATCTTCCTCGAGACGGACCTCTTCAACTCCGGCGTTCGCCCCGCCATCAACGTCGGCATCTCGGTGTCGCGCGTGGGCGGCGCAGCGCAGATCAAGGCGATGAAGAAGGTCGCCGGCACGCTGAAGGGCGCGCTCGCGCAGTACCGCGAGATGGCGGCGTTCGCGCAGTTCGGCAGCGACCTCGACAAGGCGACGCAGGAGCAGCTCGCGAACGGCGAGCGCCAAACGGAGATTCTGAAGCAGCCGCAGCACAAGCCGCTCAGCGCGATCGAGCAGGTGATCTCGATCTTCGCCGCGTCGCCGCAGGGCGGCCGCAAGAGCTGGGTGCGCGACCTCGCGGTCGGCGACGTGCGCCGTTACGAGAGCGAGATGCTCGCGTACATGCGCGCGAACCACGCCGCGCTGATCGAGAAGATTCGCCAGAGCGCCCAAATCGGCGGCGACGACGAGAAGGCGCTGAG